A window of the Chlamydia sp. genome harbors these coding sequences:
- the frr gene encoding ribosome recycling factor encodes MTLASAEKEMSGVLTFFQKETRGFRTGKAHPALVETVTVEVYGTTMRLSDIASVSVSDTRQLLISPYDAGTVSAISKGILAANLNLQPVVEGSTVRINIPEPTEEYRREVIKQLKRKSEEAKVSIRGIRRNFNDRLKKDNSLTEDAVKGLEKKIQELTDKFCKQIEELAKQKEAELASV; translated from the coding sequence ATGACGCTCGCTTCTGCAGAGAAAGAGATGTCCGGGGTTTTAACGTTTTTCCAGAAAGAGACTCGTGGATTTAGAACTGGGAAAGCACACCCGGCTCTGGTAGAGACGGTTACCGTTGAAGTGTATGGGACTACGATGCGGCTCTCAGATATCGCATCAGTTAGTGTATCTGATACGCGACAACTTTTAATCTCCCCTTACGATGCGGGGACTGTTTCTGCTATTTCTAAAGGGATTTTAGCTGCGAATTTAAACCTTCAGCCTGTGGTGGAAGGTTCTACTGTTCGGATCAATATTCCCGAGCCTACGGAAGAATACAGACGTGAAGTTATCAAGCAACTGAAACGAAAAAGTGAAGAAGCGAAGGTTTCTATTCGTGGTATTCGCCGTAATTTTAATGATAGACTGAAAAAAGACAACAGTCTAACAGAAGATGCTGTGAAAGGGTTGGAAAAGAAAATTCAAGAACTCACAGATAAGTTTTGTAAGCAGATAGAAGAGCTTGCGAAGCAAAAAGAGGCAGAATTAGCTTCGGTATAA